Proteins from a single region of Mumia flava:
- a CDS encoding DUF2877 domain-containing protein — MTQAIDAVATALPVAATPAVAALLEGPRRSAVVVGRSRQALYLRDGERYLAVLDHDAVAVPCGLRTTLSGVGSTRRVELGEGRCTIDGTDLAVRRFVDASVPPVADDPAHASALPWRRVAEDLRRHAPGDALAVSLLDDDLLEALRRDDPRAVHLLLGRGPGLTPLGDDLLAGWLVARHALGLRDGRVRTTVARLAPTRTTVVSAALLDDALSGHAIPELSALLRSLGGPGLSERLAALLTVGSSSGLGLALGAALALDRPRHTDTSRHADTSHLDTSHLDTSHLDTGGQR; from the coding sequence ATGACCCAGGCGATCGATGCCGTCGCGACCGCGCTGCCCGTCGCCGCGACCCCGGCGGTCGCGGCACTCCTCGAGGGCCCGCGGCGCAGCGCGGTGGTCGTCGGCCGCAGCCGCCAGGCGCTGTACCTGCGCGACGGGGAGCGCTACCTCGCGGTGCTGGACCACGACGCGGTCGCCGTGCCGTGCGGTCTGCGGACCACCCTGAGCGGCGTCGGGAGCACGCGGAGGGTCGAGCTCGGCGAGGGCCGGTGCACGATCGACGGTACGGACCTGGCCGTACGACGGTTCGTGGACGCGTCGGTCCCCCCCGTCGCCGACGACCCGGCGCACGCGAGCGCGCTGCCGTGGCGGAGGGTGGCCGAGGATCTGCGCAGGCACGCACCGGGCGACGCGCTCGCGGTCAGTCTGCTCGACGACGACCTGCTCGAGGCGCTGCGGCGCGACGACCCGCGGGCGGTCCACCTCCTGCTCGGACGCGGTCCCGGCCTGACGCCGCTCGGCGACGACCTGCTCGCCGGGTGGCTCGTCGCCCGGCACGCGCTCGGCCTGCGCGACGGACGTGTCCGTACGACCGTCGCCCGGCTCGCGCCGACCCGTACGACCGTCGTCTCGGCCGCCCTGCTCGACGACGCGCTCAGCGGGCACGCCATCCCCGAGCTGAGCGCGCTGCTGCGCAGCCTCGGGGGACCCGGCTTGTCCGAGCGGCTCGCCGCGCTCCTCACGGTCGGCAGCTCGTCGGGCCTCGGGCTCGCGCTCGGCGCCGCCCTCGCCCTCGACCGGCCCCGGCACACCGACACCTCCCGCCACGCCGACACGTCCCACCTCGACACGTCCCACCTCGACACGTCCCACCTCGACACCGGAGGACAGCGATGA